In the [Clostridium] colinum genome, one interval contains:
- the rplI gene encoding 50S ribosomal protein L9, with product MKVILLEDVKGVGKKDQIINANDGYAKNFLLPKKLAVLADKNNLTKMDNIKKIEDAKRQEEYDNAVAIGKQIESKNLQISVKLGSNGKLFGTVTNKEIAIALKEQTGIEVDKKKIILSSPIKTLGEKEATVKLHPKVSVTLKVTICEQK from the coding sequence ATGAAAGTTATATTACTTGAAGATGTAAAAGGTGTAGGTAAAAAAGACCAAATAATAAATGCCAATGATGGTTATGCTAAAAACTTTTTATTACCAAAAAAATTAGCAGTGTTGGCAGATAAAAATAATCTTACAAAAATGGATAACATAAAAAAAATTGAAGATGCCAAAAGACAAGAAGAATATGACAACGCTGTAGCTATTGGTAAACAAATAGAAAGTAAAAATCTTCAAATAAGTGTAAAATTAGGTAGTAACGGTAAACTTTTTGGTACTGTTACAAACAAAGAAATAGCTATCGCTTTAAAAGAACAAACTGGCATAGAAGTTGATAAAAAGAAAATTATTTTATCAAGCCCTATAAAAACTTTAGGTGAAAAAGAAGCTACTGTAAAATTACACCCAAAAGTTAGTGTTACATTAAAAGTAACTATTTGTGAACAAAAATAG
- the alaS gene encoding alanine--tRNA ligase has product MKNLGVNEIRKKYLDFFQQKGHLKMNSFSLVPQNDKSLLLINSGMAPLKPYFTGQQIPPNRRVTTCQKCIRTGDIENVGKTARHGTFFEMLGNFSFGDYFKEEAIPWAWEFFTKVLELPEDKLYVSVYQDDDEAFEIWNKKVGIPANKIVRLGKEDNFWEHGTGPCGPCSEIYFDKGEQYGCDNPNCYVGCDCDRYMEIWNLVFTQFNREEDGTYTNLANPNIDTGMGLERIATVMQSVNSIFDVDTVKAIRDKVCQLANCKYGEDNKKDISIRVITDHIRSVTFMTADGVLPSNEGRGYVLRRLLRRAARHGKILGIDDLFLADLSKTVIETSKEAYQELEEKKDYIYKILTVEEERFYATIDTGMELLKQKINELKATNTKTLKGEDAFKLYDTYGFPFDLMKEILEEENMTLDEDEFLKEMEKQKNKARSAREEDTYMGAKETIFHKLDPSMKSEFLGYENNSIKDSKVLAIICEDEIVEVAKEGQKVVIVVDKTPFYAEMGGQVGDKGTIQNDNLLIEINDTTNFGGNKILHYGIVKKGEVKVNDSVVLKIDEEERLSTARNHTATHILHKALKEILGNHIEQAGSLVSKSRLRFDFTHFEALTKDEILKIEKTVNMYILKGLEVCIKETDIETAKKEGATALFGEKYGDIVRVVNVGDYSIELCGGTHIKNSAQIGSFKIISESGVAAGVRRIEAITGLSALDFYEERENIIFNICENLKANPKNVVAKSLAITEENKKLLKEIESLKAKLSFGLLDEILNQKQNINGIDVLVTKVSNMDMDTLRNLGDKIKEKLSDYAILLCSDNNDKVNFIAMCSDSAIKNNLKSGDIVKVAANICGGGGGGRPNMAQAGGKDPSKIDEAIKATLDFIKEKI; this is encoded by the coding sequence ATGAAAAATTTAGGTGTAAATGAAATTAGAAAAAAATATTTAGACTTTTTTCAACAAAAAGGCCATTTAAAAATGAATAGTTTTTCATTAGTGCCACAAAATGATAAAAGTTTGTTACTTATAAATTCTGGTATGGCACCTTTAAAGCCATACTTTACAGGTCAACAAATACCACCAAATAGAAGAGTTACAACTTGTCAAAAATGTATAAGAACAGGTGATATAGAAAACGTAGGAAAAACTGCAAGACATGGTACATTTTTTGAAATGCTTGGGAATTTTTCTTTTGGAGATTATTTTAAAGAAGAGGCTATCCCTTGGGCTTGGGAATTTTTTACAAAAGTTTTAGAGCTTCCAGAAGATAAGCTTTATGTATCTGTGTATCAAGATGATGATGAAGCTTTTGAAATATGGAATAAAAAAGTTGGAATACCAGCAAATAAAATAGTTCGCCTTGGAAAAGAAGATAACTTTTGGGAACACGGAACAGGACCTTGTGGCCCTTGTTCAGAAATATATTTTGATAAAGGCGAGCAATATGGCTGTGATAATCCTAATTGTTATGTTGGTTGTGATTGTGACAGATATATGGAAATATGGAATTTAGTTTTCACACAGTTTAACAGAGAAGAAGATGGAACATATACAAATCTTGCAAATCCTAATATAGATACAGGTATGGGGCTTGAAAGAATAGCAACTGTTATGCAAAGTGTAAATTCTATCTTTGATGTAGACACAGTAAAAGCTATTAGAGATAAAGTTTGTCAATTAGCTAATTGTAAATACGGCGAAGACAATAAAAAAGATATATCTATAAGAGTTATAACAGACCATATTAGGTCAGTTACATTTATGACAGCAGACGGTGTATTACCTTCTAATGAAGGGCGAGGATATGTACTTAGACGTCTTTTAAGAAGAGCTGCAAGACATGGTAAAATATTAGGCATAGATGATTTATTTTTAGCAGATTTAAGCAAAACAGTTATAGAAACATCTAAAGAGGCATATCAAGAGCTAGAAGAAAAGAAAGATTATATATATAAAATATTAACTGTAGAAGAAGAAAGATTTTATGCTACAATAGATACTGGTATGGAGCTTTTAAAACAAAAAATAAACGAATTAAAAGCTACTAATACAAAAACATTAAAAGGTGAAGATGCTTTTAAACTTTACGACACATATGGTTTTCCTTTTGACCTTATGAAAGAAATATTGGAAGAGGAAAATATGACATTAGATGAAGACGAGTTTTTAAAAGAAATGGAAAAACAAAAAAATAAGGCTCGTTCTGCTAGAGAAGAAGACACTTATATGGGAGCAAAAGAAACTATTTTCCATAAACTAGACCCATCTATGAAAAGTGAGTTTTTAGGATATGAAAATAATAGTATTAAAGATAGTAAAGTTTTAGCTATTATATGTGAAGATGAAATAGTAGAAGTAGCTAAAGAAGGACAAAAAGTAGTAATAGTTGTTGATAAAACGCCTTTTTATGCCGAAATGGGTGGACAAGTTGGTGATAAAGGTACTATACAAAATGATAACCTTTTAATAGAAATAAATGATACTACAAACTTTGGAGGCAATAAAATTTTACACTATGGTATTGTAAAAAAAGGCGAAGTAAAAGTAAATGATAGTGTTGTTTTAAAAATAGATGAAGAAGAAAGATTATCTACTGCTAGAAATCATACAGCAACTCATATATTACACAAGGCTTTAAAAGAAATTTTAGGCAATCATATAGAACAAGCAGGTTCTTTAGTTTCTAAAAGCCGTTTACGTTTTGACTTTACACATTTTGAGGCATTAACAAAAGATGAAATATTAAAAATAGAAAAAACTGTTAATATGTATATTTTAAAAGGTCTTGAAGTATGTATTAAAGAAACAGACATAGAAACAGCTAAAAAAGAAGGAGCAACAGCACTTTTTGGAGAAAAATATGGAGATATCGTTAGAGTTGTAAATGTTGGAGATTATTCTATCGAGCTTTGTGGAGGAACACATATTAAAAATTCTGCTCAAATAGGAAGCTTTAAAATAATATCTGAAAGTGGTGTTGCAGCTGGTGTAAGACGTATAGAGGCAATAACAGGGCTTAGTGCTTTAGATTTTTATGAAGAAAGAGAAAATATAATATTTAATATTTGTGAAAACTTAAAAGCTAATCCTAAAAATGTAGTTGCTAAATCTTTAGCTATAACAGAAGAAAACAAAAAACTTTTAAAAGAAATTGAAAGCTTAAAAGCTAAATTATCTTTTGGGTTATTAGATGAAATATTAAACCAAAAACAAAACATAAATGGAATAGATGTTTTAGTAACTAAAGTATCTAATATGGATATGGATACACTTAGAAATCTTGGTGATAAAATAAAAGAAAAATTATCAGATTATGCAATACTTTTATGTAGTGATAACAATGACAAGGTTAATTTTATAGCTATGTGTAGCGATAGTGCTATAAAAAATAATCTTAAATCTGGAGATATAGTAAAAGTAGCTGCTAATATTTGTGGTGGAGGCGGAGGAGGACGTCCTAATATGGCTCAAGCCGGAGGAAAAGACCCTTCTAAAATAGATGAAGCTATAAAAGCAACACTAGATTTTATAAAAGAAAAAATATAA
- a CDS encoding D-alanyl-D-alanine carboxypeptidase family protein translates to MNKKILIFLLLLIFTFNTNNFITLATEQTKEQQSALDISAKSAILIEATTGKVLYELNPDERLSPASVTKVMTLYLIYEAIEQGKIKWDDIVTTSEYASSMGGSQIFLEPMEKQDVKTLTKSIAIASANDAAVAMAEYISGSEEEFVKLMNKKAKELGMENTNFENACGLDTDTTNHYMSARDIAIISKELMTKYPDIKEFTTKWQDTITHKTQKGETEFGLTNTNKLLKMYDGATGLKTGSTKKALYCLSGSAERDGLSLIAVVMAAPDPKVRFQEVAKMFDYGFANYQVIKCDDEGKSIGYTNVYKGEKPTVNGVLEKPASFVIKKGASTDIKKDIQMIEGIKAPITKGTKIGEAIYTYENNEIGRIDILAEEDIKKASLNDIFKKLMIDWVI, encoded by the coding sequence ATGAATAAAAAAATATTAATCTTTTTATTGCTATTAATATTTACATTTAATACTAATAATTTTATAACCCTTGCTACAGAACAAACTAAAGAACAACAAAGCGCTTTAGACATATCGGCTAAGTCTGCAATTCTTATAGAAGCTACAACTGGAAAAGTGCTATACGAACTAAATCCAGATGAAAGGCTATCTCCGGCTAGTGTTACAAAAGTAATGACACTTTATTTAATATATGAAGCTATAGAACAAGGTAAAATTAAATGGGATGATATAGTAACAACTAGTGAATATGCATCTAGTATGGGGGGCTCACAAATATTTTTAGAGCCTATGGAAAAACAAGATGTAAAAACACTAACAAAATCTATAGCTATTGCCTCTGCTAATGATGCTGCAGTAGCAATGGCCGAATATATATCTGGCTCGGAGGAAGAATTTGTAAAGCTTATGAACAAAAAGGCTAAAGAGCTTGGTATGGAAAATACCAATTTTGAAAACGCTTGTGGCCTTGATACAGATACAACAAATCATTATATGAGTGCTAGAGATATAGCTATAATAAGTAAAGAGCTTATGACAAAATATCCAGATATAAAAGAATTTACAACAAAATGGCAAGATACTATTACACATAAAACACAAAAAGGTGAAACAGAATTTGGACTTACAAACACAAATAAACTTTTAAAAATGTATGATGGTGCAACTGGCTTAAAAACAGGCTCTACTAAAAAAGCCTTATATTGTCTATCTGGAAGTGCAGAAAGAGACGGTCTTTCTCTTATAGCAGTTGTTATGGCTGCTCCAGACCCTAAAGTTAGATTTCAAGAAGTAGCAAAAATGTTTGACTATGGCTTTGCAAATTATCAAGTTATAAAATGTGATGACGAAGGTAAAAGTATTGGTTATACAAATGTATATAAAGGTGAAAAACCAACAGTAAACGGTGTGTTAGAAAAACCTGCAAGCTTTGTAATAAAAAAAGGAGCCTCAACGGATATAAAAAAAGATATACAAATGATAGAAGGCATAAAAGCACCTATTACTAAAGGTACAAAAATAGGAGAAGCTATCTACACCTATGAAAATAACGAAATAGGAAGAATAGATATTTTGGCAGAAGAAGATATTAAAAAAGCCTCTTTAAATGATATTTTTAAAAAACTTATGATTGATTGGGTAATATAA
- a CDS encoding YihY/virulence factor BrkB family protein — protein sequence MNKFLDFIKILIKKTTENELMLMANALTYKLLIAIFPFIIFLMTLLGFSNLDIGKYIIEFGKTLPKPIENILMVFVQEVIQTKSVSLLSTSFLVTIYSASTGFNSIIQGLNRAYEQDDTRSFILKRGTSVMLVFIFAILVNCSLLLFIFSDYIGELIIKYTPLEFIPYFLNSIFLYIFISAILLVMVLVIYKISISKKVSLKNILPGAIITVLGWLILSKGFNIYINNFSRYSKIYGSIGSIFVLVIWINMVSLILLLGGQINSILEKSSLFKNR from the coding sequence ATGAATAAATTTTTAGACTTTATAAAAATTTTAATAAAAAAAACAACAGAAAATGAACTTATGTTAATGGCAAATGCTTTAACATATAAACTACTTATAGCAATATTTCCTTTTATAATATTTCTTATGACCTTATTAGGTTTTTCTAACCTTGATATAGGCAAATATATTATAGAGTTTGGTAAAACTTTACCTAAACCAATAGAAAATATTTTAATGGTATTTGTTCAGGAAGTTATCCAAACAAAAAGTGTTAGCTTATTATCTACTAGCTTTTTAGTAACAATATATAGTGCTTCTACTGGTTTTAATTCTATAATACAAGGGCTTAACAGAGCATACGAACAAGATGACACTAGAAGCTTCATCTTAAAAAGAGGAACAAGTGTTATGTTAGTTTTTATATTTGCTATTTTAGTAAACTGTTCTTTACTTCTTTTTATATTTAGTGATTATATTGGAGAACTTATAATAAAATATACTCCATTAGAGTTTATTCCTTATTTTCTAAATAGTATATTTTTATATATATTTATTAGTGCTATATTACTTGTTATGGTTTTGGTTATATATAAAATATCCATATCAAAAAAGGTTTCATTAAAAAATATATTACCTGGAGCTATAATAACTGTTTTAGGTTGGCTTATATTATCTAAAGGGTTTAATATATATATAAATAACTTTTCTAGATACTCTAAAATATATGGTAGTATAGGTAGTATATTTGTACTAGTTATATGGATAAATATGGTATCTTTAATACTTTTATTAGGTGGACAAATAAATTCTATTTTAGAAAAATCTAGCCTATTTAAAAATAGATAA
- a CDS encoding formyltransferase family protein, with protein MDSNNFNCIIVGNGILTKLCIEILIKKFFNIILVVTSNEDVKDFCKSKNINIVSDKDINIIKEYDFDYLFSIVYLNIIPEDIINIARIKAINYHDSLLPSYAGVNSTSWAIINKEQYHGITWHTMTKELDKGAILLQKPIKIDKKETAYSLNLKCLYSGFNEFKHLVNDILNNNLKEVNQDFTLRSYFGKYKKPLYCGIINITDYNDVNQVDCLIRGLNFEKINNILATAKICINNNFYIIDSYYLQNEDNFENNNYKIILTFNNNYIIIDKIRDIYGNIIELDKEFKFDKFKKLYVQNINEKNNLLSIGNYFEQICKYESYWVQKFNKIKNIKNEILEVNDEIYIQIKEIINSQNLIIEDKIILAIILVNKLIFKNNTICIGYDINFSNYNNLYSNVVPFIIEFDNSKININEIICKIKKEKEMIKENITYCKDIFFRYKEISKKHDKFEINICKDIRNISGNFNILIKHDKFEIINFNTNNFISKIINKIL; from the coding sequence ATGGATTCCAATAATTTTAATTGTATAATAGTAGGAAATGGTATTCTTACTAAGTTATGCATAGAAATTTTAATTAAAAAATTTTTTAATATAATTTTAGTAGTAACATCTAATGAAGATGTCAAAGATTTTTGTAAATCTAAAAATATAAATATAGTTAGTGATAAGGATATAAATATTATAAAAGAATATGATTTTGATTACTTATTTAGTATAGTATATTTAAATATAATACCAGAAGATATTATTAATATAGCAAGAATAAAAGCTATTAATTACCATGATTCTTTATTGCCATCTTATGCTGGAGTTAATTCTACATCTTGGGCTATAATAAATAAAGAACAATATCATGGAATAACGTGGCATACAATGACTAAAGAATTAGATAAAGGAGCTATTTTATTACAAAAGCCAATAAAAATAGACAAAAAAGAAACTGCTTATTCTCTAAATTTAAAGTGTTTATATTCAGGGTTTAATGAATTTAAACACTTAGTTAATGATATTCTTAATAATAATTTAAAAGAAGTAAATCAAGATTTTACCTTAAGAAGTTATTTTGGAAAATATAAAAAACCTTTATATTGTGGAATCATAAATATAACTGATTATAATGATGTTAATCAAGTAGATTGTCTTATTAGAGGGTTAAATTTTGAAAAAATTAATAATATATTAGCTACTGCTAAAATTTGTATAAATAATAATTTTTATATAATAGATTCATATTATTTACAAAATGAAGATAATTTTGAAAATAATAATTATAAAATAATTTTAACTTTTAATAATAATTATATAATTATAGACAAAATAAGAGATATTTATGGAAATATTATAGAGTTAGATAAAGAATTTAAATTTGATAAATTTAAAAAATTATATGTACAAAATATAAATGAAAAAAATAATCTATTAAGTATAGGGAATTATTTTGAACAAATATGTAAATATGAAAGTTATTGGGTTCAAAAATTTAATAAAATAAAAAATATAAAAAATGAAATTTTAGAAGTAAATGATGAAATTTACATACAAATTAAAGAAATAATAAATTCTCAAAATTTAATAATAGAAGATAAAATAATTTTAGCTATAATTTTAGTAAATAAACTAATTTTTAAAAATAACACTATTTGTATAGGGTATGATATAAATTTTTCTAATTATAATAACTTATATTCAAACGTAGTTCCTTTTATTATTGAATTTGATAATAGTAAAATAAATATAAATGAAATTATATGTAAAATCAAAAAAGAAAAAGAAATGATTAAAGAAAATATAACATACTGTAAAGATATATTTTTTAGATATAAAGAGATATCTAAAAAACATGATAAATTTGAAATTAATATATGTAAAGATATTAGAAATATAAGCGGTAATTTTAATATTTTGATAAAACATGATAAATTTGAAATTATAAATTTTAATACTAATAATTTTATATCAAAAATCATTAATAAAATATTATAG
- a CDS encoding DHH family phosphoesterase, producing the protein MKNFDNIPFSVLKIAPDGVFISYNCTFEKNILPYVDEKCNIKSLIENFNFDKEEQQCVINQKGYNIIVRKSEQNYDLFFTEIKILDEYKTTVGLIVIDNYDEVLDSLEEFRHPLILAIVDRKIKKMAKDLGGVVKKFEKDKYILILSQQSLDELKEERFNILDSIREIDMGNTIPVTLSIGIGTNGENLDENMEYARVSIDLALSRGGDQVVIKSGENYQFFGGHAKEGNRNSRVRARVKAYALTELIEDASNVLIMGHRYTDLDCMGAGIGVYSIVSALEKKCKIVLNDITSSVSYLYDRISADEKYKDVFISSEEALKLVNRKTLLIIVDVYKAYLCECPELIDKAKKIVVFDHHRKGVDYIENAVLTYHEPYASSTCELITEMLMHINKNIPIKQVEADAILAGIIVDTKNFAFKTGIKTFEAAAFLKKKGADTIRVKKLFKNSLDCYNARANVVTNMKEYRENIAISVLEDYIDNPLLVVAQACDELLNIDNINASFVLCKLDNIISISARSFGEINVQIIMEKLGGGGHQSISATQIENVTIEQAIDMLKEAIDEYFKEEE; encoded by the coding sequence ATGAAAAATTTTGATAATATACCTTTTAGTGTTTTAAAAATAGCACCAGATGGCGTTTTTATTTCATATAATTGTACTTTTGAAAAAAATATTTTACCTTATGTTGATGAAAAATGTAATATTAAAAGTTTAATAGAAAATTTTAACTTTGATAAAGAAGAACAACAATGTGTCATTAATCAAAAAGGGTATAACATAATTGTAAGAAAATCTGAACAAAATTATGATTTATTTTTTACTGAAATAAAAATATTAGATGAATATAAAACAACAGTAGGTTTAATTGTAATTGATAACTATGACGAAGTTTTAGACTCTTTAGAAGAATTTAGACACCCTCTTATCCTTGCTATTGTAGATAGAAAAATTAAAAAAATGGCAAAAGACTTAGGAGGCGTTGTAAAAAAATTTGAAAAAGATAAATATATACTTATATTATCTCAACAAAGCCTAGATGAGCTTAAAGAAGAACGATTTAATATATTAGACAGTATTAGAGAAATAGATATGGGAAATACTATACCCGTTACATTATCAATAGGTATAGGTACAAACGGAGAAAATTTAGATGAAAATATGGAATACGCTAGAGTATCTATAGACCTTGCCCTTAGCCGTGGAGGAGACCAAGTGGTAATTAAATCTGGTGAAAACTATCAATTTTTTGGTGGTCATGCTAAAGAAGGTAACAGAAATTCAAGAGTGCGAGCAAGGGTTAAAGCATACGCATTAACTGAGCTTATAGAAGATGCCTCTAATGTTCTTATTATGGGACATAGATATACAGATTTAGACTGTATGGGAGCAGGGATAGGCGTTTATTCTATTGTATCCGCTTTAGAAAAAAAATGTAAAATAGTTTTAAACGATATTACCTCTTCTGTATCATATTTATATGACAGAATTTCTGCAGATGAAAAATATAAAGACGTATTTATATCATCAGAAGAAGCTTTAAAGCTAGTTAATAGAAAAACTTTACTTATAATAGTAGATGTATATAAAGCATATCTTTGTGAATGTCCTGAACTTATAGATAAAGCTAAAAAAATTGTAGTTTTTGACCACCATAGAAAAGGTGTAGATTATATAGAAAATGCCGTTTTAACATATCACGAGCCTTATGCCTCTTCTACTTGTGAGCTTATAACAGAAATGCTTATGCATATTAATAAAAATATACCTATAAAACAAGTGGAAGCTGATGCTATACTTGCCGGAATAATAGTAGATACTAAAAACTTTGCTTTTAAAACTGGTATTAAAACTTTTGAGGCAGCAGCATTTTTAAAGAAAAAAGGTGCAGATACTATAAGGGTTAAAAAATTATTTAAAAATAGCTTAGATTGTTACAACGCTAGAGCAAATGTTGTTACTAATATGAAAGAATATAGAGAAAATATAGCTATATCTGTTTTAGAAGATTATATTGATAATCCTCTTTTAGTTGTTGCTCAAGCTTGTGATGAGCTTTTAAATATAGACAATATAAATGCTAGTTTTGTGCTTTGTAAGTTAGATAATATCATATCTATTAGCGCTAGAAGCTTTGGTGAAATAAATGTACAAATTATAATGGAAAAGCTAGGTGGCGGTGGTCATCAGTCTATATCTGCAACTCAAATAGAAAATGTTACAATAGAACAAGCTATAGATATGCTAAAAGAAGCTATAGATGAATATTTTAAGGAGGAAGAATAA
- a CDS encoding amino acid adenylation domain-containing protein, whose protein sequence is MKNIIEYLENSIKKYSNKICIKQDSEQITFNDLRNKARKLGSLIGRKNLFKSPIVVFMDKSINAIVSFLGVAYSGNFYIPIDIEMPSNRIKKILNTLNSKVIVTTKDNFENIKCISGEYDIIYIEDIINEIEDEELLEYIQSKCIDTDLLYVLFTSGSTGEPKGVTISHKSVIDYIEWVTKTFKISDNDIFGNQAPFYFDNSILDIYCTIKCGSTLDLIPKKLFSFPIELLNYIENRKINTIFWVPTALIYVANLKALDKVNVTTLNKILFCGEVMPNKHLNLWRNKFKDCLFANLYGPTEITDVCTYYIIDRPFSDNEPLPIGIPCENTDIFILNEDNELINNSFEIGELYIRGTSLSFGYYNNIDKTNENFIQNPLNSSYREIVYKTGDLVKYNEYNELLFVCRKDSQIKHRGFRIELGEIEAIINSVEEIKQCCCLYDDERKKIVLFYSSDIDINNSTFKDILPEYMIPNKFIKLDNFPLTLNGKINRLELKQYF, encoded by the coding sequence ATGAAAAATATAATTGAATACTTAGAAAATAGTATAAAAAAATATAGTAATAAAATTTGTATAAAACAAGATAGTGAGCAAATTACATTTAATGATTTAAGAAATAAAGCAAGAAAATTAGGTTCTTTAATAGGTAGAAAAAATTTATTTAAATCTCCAATAGTAGTTTTTATGGATAAAAGTATAAATGCTATTGTAAGTTTTTTAGGAGTAGCATATAGTGGTAATTTTTATATACCAATAGATATTGAAATGCCCTCTAATAGAATAAAAAAAATATTAAATACTTTAAATTCTAAAGTTATAGTAACAACTAAAGATAATTTTGAGAATATTAAATGCATTTCTGGAGAATATGATATAATATATATCGAGGATATAATAAATGAAATTGAAGATGAAGAATTATTAGAATATATTCAAAGCAAATGTATAGATACAGATTTACTATATGTATTATTTACATCTGGTTCAACAGGAGAGCCTAAAGGGGTAACTATTTCTCACAAATCTGTCATTGATTATATTGAGTGGGTTACTAAAACATTTAAAATTAGTGATAATGATATTTTTGGAAATCAAGCTCCTTTTTATTTTGATAATTCAATATTAGATATTTATTGTACTATAAAATGTGGTTCTACATTAGATTTAATACCTAAAAAATTATTTTCATTTCCTATAGAACTTTTAAATTATATTGAAAATAGAAAAATAAATACTATATTTTGGGTACCTACTGCTTTAATATATGTTGCAAATCTTAAAGCTTTAGATAAAGTAAATGTAACTACACTAAATAAAATACTATTTTGTGGGGAAGTTATGCCCAATAAGCATTTAAATTTATGGAGAAATAAATTTAAAGACTGCTTATTTGCCAATTTGTATGGACCAACAGAAATAACAGATGTATGTACTTATTATATTATAGATAGACCTTTTTCAGATAATGAACCTTTACCTATAGGAATACCGTGTGAAAATACAGATATTTTTATACTAAATGAAGATAATGAGTTAATTAATAATAGTTTTGAAATAGGAGAACTCTATATTAGAGGGACATCATTATCTTTTGGATATTATAATAATATAGATAAAACAAATGAAAATTTTATTCAAAATCCTTTAAATAGTTCATATAGAGAAATAGTATATAAAACAGGTGATTTGGTAAAATATAATGAATATAATGAATTATTGTTTGTTTGTAGAAAAGATTCTCAAATTAAGCATAGAGGATTTAGAATAGAATTAGGAGAAATAGAAGCTATTATAAACTCTGTTGAAGAAATAAAACAATGTTGTTGTTTATATGATGATGAACGTAAAAAAATTGTATTGTTTTACAGTAGTGATATAGATATTAATAATAGTACATTTAAGGATATTCTGCCAGAATATATGATACCTAATAAATTTATAAAATTAGATAATTTCCCATTAACTTTAAATGGAAAAATAAATAGATTAGAATTAAAACAATATTTTTAA
- a CDS encoding acyl carrier protein has translation MKDRVKKILEEINSDINENINLVEEGILDSFDIINIISTLEDEFNISVDAEDIVKENFESVEDIVNLVERLNIK, from the coding sequence ATGAAAGATAGAGTCAAAAAAATTTTAGAAGAAATAAATTCAGATATAAATGAAAATATAAATCTTGTTGAAGAAGGAATATTAGATTCTTTTGATATTATAAATATTATATCTACATTAGAAGATGAATTTAATATATCAGTTGATGCAGAAGATATAGTTAAAGAAAATTTTGAAAGTGTAGAAGATATAGTTAATTTAGTTGAAAGGTTAAACATTAAATAG
- a CDS encoding MazG-like family protein, whose protein sequence is MINFDNQLDITKNIKMIEILKGQILAGVSDLHNSFIQPDSTEADKIEIFADLTILIYILAKKLGISPETLLLKINKKLKIGVLDETDIFNEDVKELLRYFNKL, encoded by the coding sequence ATGATAAATTTTGATAATCAGTTAGATATTACAAAAAATATTAAAATGATAGAAATATTAAAAGGGCAAATTTTAGCAGGTGTTTCTGATTTACACAATAGCTTTATACAACCAGATAGCACAGAGGCAGATAAAATAGAAATATTTGCAGATTTAACTATATTAATATATATATTAGCTAAAAAATTAGGTATAAGCCCAGAAACTTTACTTTTAAAAATTAATAAAAAACTAAAAATAGGTGTTTTAGATGAAACAGATATTTTTAATGAAGATGTTAAAGAGCTTTTAAGATATTTTAATAAATTATAA